A region from the Amycolatopsis camponoti genome encodes:
- a CDS encoding NmrA family NAD(P)-binding protein: MTILVTGARGHVGRAVLDALVAAGQDVRASSRDATTLDVPTAKVSVDLEDPSTLDAALDGVESVFLYTRPSGIEGFVKAAEAAGVRHVVLLSSGATLEPRSSGSRIASLHRAVEQALIAAPFAETLLNPGAFATNVLGWRADVAEGVIRTPYPDARIGAIHERDIADVAARILVDGSHAGEALQLSGPAPITFREQAEVLADVLGRPMRVEEETPEQTASRMTALGWPPEVPPEVLRAWERTTREPSVVTDVVREVTGHAPRTFRQWAEDHRADFS; the protein is encoded by the coding sequence ATGACCATTCTCGTCACCGGCGCGCGTGGACACGTCGGCCGCGCCGTGCTCGACGCGCTCGTCGCCGCAGGTCAGGACGTGCGCGCGTCGAGCCGCGACGCCACCACGCTCGACGTGCCCACGGCGAAGGTGAGCGTCGACCTCGAAGATCCGTCCACCTTGGACGCCGCGCTCGACGGCGTCGAGTCGGTGTTCCTGTACACCCGGCCGTCGGGGATCGAGGGCTTCGTGAAGGCGGCCGAAGCGGCCGGCGTGCGGCACGTCGTGCTGCTGTCGTCGGGCGCGACGCTCGAGCCGAGGTCCTCGGGGAGCCGGATCGCGTCGCTCCACCGCGCGGTGGAGCAGGCGCTGATCGCGGCGCCGTTCGCGGAGACGCTGCTGAACCCGGGCGCGTTCGCCACCAACGTCCTGGGCTGGCGCGCGGACGTCGCCGAGGGCGTGATCCGCACCCCGTACCCGGACGCGCGGATCGGCGCCATCCACGAGCGCGACATCGCCGACGTCGCGGCGCGGATCCTGGTCGACGGCTCCCACGCCGGCGAAGCGCTGCAGCTGAGCGGGCCGGCGCCGATCACGTTCCGGGAGCAGGCGGAAGTGCTCGCGGACGTCCTCGGCCGGCCGATGCGGGTCGAGGAGGAGACGCCGGAGCAGACGGCGTCCCGCATGACGGCGCTGGGGTGGCCGCCGGAGGTGCCACCGGAGGTCCTGCGGGCGTGGGAGCGGACGACGCGGGAGCCGTCGGTGGTGACGGACGTCGTGCGCGAGGTGACCGGGCACGCGCCGCGGACGTTCCGGCAGTGGGCGGAGGACCACCGCGCCGACTTCAGTTGA
- a CDS encoding TIGR03089 family protein: MSLTDELLRPLLASPAKPLITHYDDQLGSRVELSVATTANWAAKTANWLTEEFDVEPGDAVAVQLPAHWQTVGVLLGAWWCGARVVTEGAGARVAFVGPDDPEPTGATATAVVTLDPMGRGLDEAPGGGAFDYLTESRAAGDQYSPLVAIPGDTPALFDSTVDEVLAEARARAAKLGLGADDRVLSTRDWSGPEGILDGLLVPLVAGAHLVHVSNANEAKLGARRDAERTTADLPA, from the coding sequence ATGAGCCTGACCGACGAGCTGCTGCGCCCGCTGCTGGCCTCGCCCGCGAAACCGTTGATCACCCACTACGACGACCAGCTCGGCAGCCGCGTCGAGCTGTCCGTGGCGACGACCGCCAACTGGGCCGCGAAGACGGCCAACTGGCTGACCGAGGAGTTCGACGTCGAGCCGGGCGACGCCGTCGCCGTGCAGCTGCCGGCGCACTGGCAGACCGTCGGCGTGCTGCTCGGGGCGTGGTGGTGCGGGGCGCGCGTCGTGACCGAGGGCGCCGGCGCGCGGGTGGCGTTCGTCGGGCCGGACGACCCGGAGCCGACCGGCGCGACCGCGACCGCCGTCGTCACGCTGGACCCGATGGGCCGCGGCCTCGACGAGGCGCCGGGCGGCGGCGCGTTCGACTACCTGACGGAGTCCCGCGCGGCGGGCGACCAGTACAGCCCGCTCGTCGCGATCCCCGGCGACACCCCCGCGCTGTTCGACTCCACTGTGGACGAAGTACTGGCCGAAGCCCGCGCCCGCGCGGCGAAGCTGGGCCTCGGCGCGGACGACCGCGTGCTGTCCACTCGCGACTGGAGCGGGCCGGAGGGCATCCTCGACGGCCTGCTCGTCCCCCTGGTCGCCGGCGCCCACCTGGTCCACGTGAGCAACGCGAACGAGGCGAAGCTG